A window of Pan paniscus chromosome 10, NHGRI_mPanPan1-v2.0_pri, whole genome shotgun sequence contains these coding sequences:
- the SPRING1 gene encoding SREBP regulating gene protein isoform X1, with translation MVNLAAMVWRRLLRKRWVLALVFGLSLVYFLSSTFKQEERAVRDRNLLQVHDHNQPIPWKVQFNLGNSSRPSNQCRNSIQGKHLITDELGYVCERKDLLVNGCCNVNVPSTKQYCCDGCWPNGCCSAYEYCVSCCLQPNKQLLLERFLNRAAVAFQNLFMAVEDHFELCLAKCRTSSQSVQHENTYRDPVAKYCYGESPPELFPA, from the exons ATGGTGAACCTGGCGGCCATGGTGTGGCGCCGGCTTCTGCGGAAGAGGTGGGTGCTCGCCCTGGTCTTCGGGCTGTCGCTCGTCTACTTCCTCAGCAGCACCTTCAAGCAG GAGGAGAGGGCAGTGAGAGATAGGAATCTCCTCCAGGTTCATGACCATAATCAGCCCATCCCGTGGAAAGTGCAGTTTAACTTGGGCAATAGCAGTCGTCCGAGCAATCAGTGCCGCAACTCCATTCAAGGGAAGCACCTCATCACGGATGAACTCG GCTACGTTTGCGAGAGGAAGGATTTGCTGGTAAATGGCTGCTGTAACGTCAACGTCCCTAGCACGAAGCAGTACTGCTGTGATGGCTGCTGGCCCAACGGCTGCTGCAGCGCCTATGAATACTGTGTCTCCTGCTGCCTGCAGCCCAACAAG CAACTTCTCCTGGAGCGCTTCCTCAACCGGGCAGCCGTGGCATTCCAGAACCTCTTCATGGCAGTCGAAGATCACTTTGAGTTGTGCCTGGCCAAATGCAGGACCTCATCTCAG AGCGTGCAGCATGAGAACACCTACCGGGACCCCGTAGCAAAGTATTGCTATGGAGAAAGCCCGCCCGAGCTCTTCCCCGCTTGA
- the SPRING1 gene encoding SREBP regulating gene protein isoform X2: MPPGTRACRVPRPGRRAPRPRRDGEPGGHGVAPASAEEVGARPGLRAVARLLPQQHLQAGYVCERKDLLVNGCCNVNVPSTKQYCCDGCWPNGCCSAYEYCVSCCLQPNKQLLLERFLNRAAVAFQNLFMAVEDHFELCLAKCRTSSQSVQHENTYRDPVAKYCYGESPPELFPA, translated from the exons ATGCCGCCCGGGACCCGGGCCTGCCGCGTTCCGCGCCCCGGCCGCCGCGCCCCACGTCCGCGCCGGGATGGTGAACCTGGCGGCCATGGTGTGGCGCCGGCTTCTGCGGAAGAGGTGGGTGCTCGCCCTGGTCTTCGGGCTGTCGCTCGTCTACTTCCTCAGCAGCACCTTCAAGCAG GCTACGTTTGCGAGAGGAAGGATTTGCTGGTAAATGGCTGCTGTAACGTCAACGTCCCTAGCACGAAGCAGTACTGCTGTGATGGCTGCTGGCCCAACGGCTGCTGCAGCGCCTATGAATACTGTGTCTCCTGCTGCCTGCAGCCCAACAAG CAACTTCTCCTGGAGCGCTTCCTCAACCGGGCAGCCGTGGCATTCCAGAACCTCTTCATGGCAGTCGAAGATCACTTTGAGTTGTGCCTGGCCAAATGCAGGACCTCATCTCAG AGCGTGCAGCATGAGAACACCTACCGGGACCCCGTAGCAAAGTATTGCTATGGAGAAAGCCCGCCCGAGCTCTTCCCCGCTTGA
- the SPRING1 gene encoding SREBP regulating gene protein isoform X3, translated as MVNLAAMVWRRLLRKRWVLALVFGLSLVYFLSSTFKQSVQHENTYRDPVAKYCYGESPPELFPA; from the exons ATGGTGAACCTGGCGGCCATGGTGTGGCGCCGGCTTCTGCGGAAGAGGTGGGTGCTCGCCCTGGTCTTCGGGCTGTCGCTCGTCTACTTCCTCAGCAGCACCTTCAAGCAG AGCGTGCAGCATGAGAACACCTACCGGGACCCCGTAGCAAAGTATTGCTATGGAGAAAGCCCGCCCGAGCTCTTCCCCGCTTGA